Below is a genomic region from Streptomyces ferrugineus.
CAGCCATGTGGTCGTGGCCATCCGCTGACCGGATCCGCCCGCTTCGTCACCAAGCACTGCTAAAGGATTCAACGGGCACCTTGACAGGGTGCGTACTGTTTCGCGACGTTTGAGCCTCGCCACAGAGTTCGATACGGGGGACAGTGTGGCCAGGCGCCCAAAGCGCCACCGGGGGATTTCTGCTGGGGGGAGCGGTCGTCATGCGATCCACGAGCGCCATCACCGTTCACAGACCCGAGGAGCTGAACGAGCCGCTGCGCCGGGCGTGGCACCGGGCCATGGACGAGTCGCCCGACTACGCCAACCCGTTCCTGGCGCCGGAGTTCACACTCGGGGTCGGCAGGCACCGCAAAGGGGCGTATGTCGCGGTCCTGCACGAGCAGGGAGAGCCCGTCGGCTTCCTCCCGTACGAGCGCAACGCATGCGGCGTCGGCCGGGCCATCGGCCTGGGCCTGTCCGACTGTCAGGCGCTGGTGCACCGGCCGGGGGTCGGCTGGGACACCCACGAACTGCTGCGGGCCTGCGGACTGTCCGTCTTCGAGTTCGATCACCTCGTCGAGGAACAGCCGTCGTTCGCCCCCTACGTCACCGGCACGTTCGCCTCTCCCGTCCTCGACCTCAAGCCCGGCGAGGGCGGCTACCCCGAGTGGCTGCGCGCCACCTACCCGGGGCTGGCCAAGACGACGCTGAAGAAGGAGCGCCGCCTGGGCCGCGACGCGGGCGAGGTGCGGTTCGTGTACGACGAGCGCGACCCGCGCGTGCTGCGCACCCTCATGCGGTGGAAGTCCGCCCAGTACCGCAGAACCGGGCGGATGGACCGGTTCTCCAGGCCCTGGATCGTCGATCTGGTGGACCACTTCTTCCAGGTCCGCGAAGAGCACTTCACCGGCATCCTGTCCGTGGTGTACGCCGGTGACCGACCCGTCGCCGCGCACTTCGGGCCGAGGTCGCGCACCGTGCTCGCGGCCTGGTTCACCGCGTACGACCCCGAGTTCGGCTACTACTCGCCCGGACTGATGATGCACCTGAGGCTGGCTCAGGCCGCGGGCCGGGACGGCGTGACGCTCATGGACATGGGGCGCGGCGAGAAGGAGTACAAGGACTGGCTCAAGACCCGTGAACTGCGGGTGGCGGAGGGGTTCGCGGTGCGCCCGCACCCGGTGGCCGCGGCCCACCGGATGTGGCGCAGACCGGTGCGCGGACTGCGGAACACCGTCCTGGCCCATCCCCGGCTGCGCGAGCCCGCCGACCGGCTGCTGAAGACCGTCGGCACCCTGCGCACCAAGGGACCGGCCCACGCACCGGGCGCGGGAGCCCGCGCCCGCTGAGCGCGCGCCCCGCTCACCGCCCCCTTTGGGTGACCCTTCGGCGGACCCTTCCACGGAAGCAGGTGAC
It encodes:
- a CDS encoding GNAT family N-acetyltransferase is translated as MRSTSAITVHRPEELNEPLRRAWHRAMDESPDYANPFLAPEFTLGVGRHRKGAYVAVLHEQGEPVGFLPYERNACGVGRAIGLGLSDCQALVHRPGVGWDTHELLRACGLSVFEFDHLVEEQPSFAPYVTGTFASPVLDLKPGEGGYPEWLRATYPGLAKTTLKKERRLGRDAGEVRFVYDERDPRVLRTLMRWKSAQYRRTGRMDRFSRPWIVDLVDHFFQVREEHFTGILSVVYAGDRPVAAHFGPRSRTVLAAWFTAYDPEFGYYSPGLMMHLRLAQAAGRDGVTLMDMGRGEKEYKDWLKTRELRVAEGFAVRPHPVAAAHRMWRRPVRGLRNTVLAHPRLREPADRLLKTVGTLRTKGPAHAPGAGARAR